Proteins from one Drosophila gunungcola strain Sukarami chromosome 3R, Dgunungcola_SK_2, whole genome shotgun sequence genomic window:
- the LOC128255575 gene encoding zinc finger protein 286A isoform X2, translating to MDAPASYPDLATLCRLCLKEHQDAYAIFEEDDSQLSIRVRLMACVALDAKAADSLPKRICQECRYQLEKSFLFRQRCQASEKKLRKHIRLLGLGKRSRVFSKDPNDYDEDELEFEDSIAFIEGQDKVRKLQDDKWREEFKEEQAAEFNKRLVKSRLELRAKLTTEIRKGLAEEVRSEVREELRHEVSEEMRKEQLAMLLGELEVYLAEKKAGQWEPLEGSEPESKAQVKEDSSSSRHKLKLSPKRRLSSTSKPQAPQPMKEEKNEEFILECNSEPLAASEVNLDTLELEEVVPTEGGNDFGDMVDTVRTEDGDIYIINSNSSEDQKPDSAPEFDQDDGITSYNIKEDGEIQFSGEKTEEIEDVVVFNLDAEMSEEQQVFKFDENVIIVEKEPDKRDEQLPAKRKKSSDFVFKQASDCPQPKAGRVTDTVKSFQCHLCPVAFATQKLLTRHHNTHIKGLKSGKGGTLKCPSCSLQLSCASSLKRHMIIHTGLKPFKCSECDSSFSQREVLKRHMDIHTGAKRHQCPQCSSCFAQKSNLQQHIGRVHMGNSRTHKCHLCQRSFNHVSGLSRHLVTHAGVMFSCKQCGRQFNDRSAVQRHVTTMHKVKSKSADYISEPEISETEFQAV from the exons ATGGACGCGCCGGCGTCGTATCCCGATTTGGCGACCCTCTGCCGCCTGTGCCTCAAGGAGCACCAGGATGCGTACGCGATCTTCGAGGAGGACGACTCGCAGCTCTCAATTCGCGTGCGTCTGATGGCCTGCGTCGCTCTGGACGCCAAGGCGGCGGACAGCCTGCCCAAGAGGATCTGCCAGGAGTGTCGTTACCAGCTGGAGAAGTCCTTCCTCTTCCGTCAGCGCTGCCAGGCGTCGGAGAAGAAGCTGCGCAAGCACATCCGCCTCCTGGGCCTGGGCAAGCGGAGTCGCGTCTTCTCCAAGGATCCCAATGACTACGACGAGGACGAGCTGGAGTTCGAGGACTCCATTGCGTTCATCGAAGGGCAGGACAAGGTGCGGAAGCTGCAGGACGACAAGTGGCGCGAGGAGTTCAAGGAGGAGCAGGCGGCGGAGTTCAACAAGCGGCTGGTCAAGTCCCGCCTGGAACTGCGGGCCAAACTGACCACCGAGATACGCAAGGGGCTGGCGGAGGAGGTGCGCAGCGAG GTGCGGGAGGAGCTGCGCCACGAGGTCAGCGAGGAAATGCGCAAGGAGCAGCTGGCCATGCTCTTGGGCGAACTAGAGGTGTACCTGGCCGAGAAGAAGGCCGGTCAGTGGGAGCCCTTGGAAGGATCTGAGCCAGAGTCAAAGGCGCAGGTGAAGGAAGATTCCTCCTCGTCCAGGCACAAGCTGAAGCTTTCTCCCAAGCGGCGCCTCAGCTCAACCAGCAAGCCACAGGCGCCACAGCCCATGAAAGAGGAAAAGAACGAGGAATTTATACTGGAGTGCAATTCAGAGCCTTTGGCTGCTAGCGAAGTCAACCTCGACACACTCGAACTGGAGGAAGTAGTGCCCACGGAGGGCGGAAACGACTTCGGAGACATGGTCGATACGGTGCGCACTGAGGATGGAGATATTTACATTATCAACTCGAACAGTTCGGAGGATCAGAAGCCCGACTCCGCACCCGAATTCGACCAGGACGACGGCATTACCTCCTACAACA TCAAGGAAGACGGCGAGATTCAGTTCAGTGGCGAGAAGACGGAGGAAATCGAAGATGTGGTTGTGTTTAACCTGGATGCAGAGATGTCTGAAGAGCAGCAGGTCTTTAAATTTGACGAGAATGTCATTATTGTG GAAAAGGAGCCGGACAAAAGGGACGAGCAGTTGCCCGCAAAACGCAAAAAATCGAGTGACTTTGTGTTTAAGCAGGCGTCAGATTGCCCTCAACCAAAAGCCGGCAGAGTAACGGACACGGTGAAATCCTTTCAGTGCCATCTGTGCCCGGTGGCCTTTGCCACGCAGAAACTTCTGACGCGCCACCACAATACGCACATCAAAGGCCTTAAAAGCGGCAAGGGCGGCACGCTCAAGTGTCCCAGCTGCTCGTTGCAGCTGTCCTGCGCCAGCTCCCTCAAACGCCACATGATCATCCACACTGGCTTGAAGCCTTTCAAGTGCAGCGAGTGCGATTCGTCCTTCTCGCAGCGCGAAGTGCTCAAGCGGCACATGGATATCCATACGGGAGCAAAGCGCCACCAGTGCCCCCAATGCTCGAGCTGCTTCGCCCAGAAGTCCAACCTGCAGCAGCACATCGGCCGAGTGCACATGGGCAACTCGCGGACGCACAAATGCCACCTGTGCCAGCGGAGCTTCAACCATGTTTCGGGCCTGAGCCGCCACCTGGTCACGCACGCCGGCGTTATGTTCTCCTGCAAACAGTGCGGCCGGCAGTTCAACGATCGCAGTGCTGTCCAGCGTCATGTGACGACAATGCACAAGGTCAAGAGCAAGTCCGCGGACTACATATCTGAGCCCGAGATCAGTGAAACCGAGTTCCAGGCTGTGTAG
- the LOC128255575 gene encoding zinc finger protein 286A isoform X1: MDAPASYPDLATLCRLCLKEHQDAYAIFEEDDSQLSIRVRLMACVALDAKAADSLPKRICQECRYQLEKSFLFRQRCQASEKKLRKHIRLLGLGKRSRVFSKDPNDYDEDELEFEDSIAFIEGQDKVRKLQDDKWREEFKEEQAAEFNKRLVKSRLELRAKLTTEIRKGLAEEVRSEVRDELAEEVRSQVREELRHEVSEEMRKEQLAMLLGELEVYLAEKKAGQWEPLEGSEPESKAQVKEDSSSSRHKLKLSPKRRLSSTSKPQAPQPMKEEKNEEFILECNSEPLAASEVNLDTLELEEVVPTEGGNDFGDMVDTVRTEDGDIYIINSNSSEDQKPDSAPEFDQDDGITSYNIKEDGEIQFSGEKTEEIEDVVVFNLDAEMSEEQQVFKFDENVIIVEKEPDKRDEQLPAKRKKSSDFVFKQASDCPQPKAGRVTDTVKSFQCHLCPVAFATQKLLTRHHNTHIKGLKSGKGGTLKCPSCSLQLSCASSLKRHMIIHTGLKPFKCSECDSSFSQREVLKRHMDIHTGAKRHQCPQCSSCFAQKSNLQQHIGRVHMGNSRTHKCHLCQRSFNHVSGLSRHLVTHAGVMFSCKQCGRQFNDRSAVQRHVTTMHKVKSKSADYISEPEISETEFQAV, from the exons ATGGACGCGCCGGCGTCGTATCCCGATTTGGCGACCCTCTGCCGCCTGTGCCTCAAGGAGCACCAGGATGCGTACGCGATCTTCGAGGAGGACGACTCGCAGCTCTCAATTCGCGTGCGTCTGATGGCCTGCGTCGCTCTGGACGCCAAGGCGGCGGACAGCCTGCCCAAGAGGATCTGCCAGGAGTGTCGTTACCAGCTGGAGAAGTCCTTCCTCTTCCGTCAGCGCTGCCAGGCGTCGGAGAAGAAGCTGCGCAAGCACATCCGCCTCCTGGGCCTGGGCAAGCGGAGTCGCGTCTTCTCCAAGGATCCCAATGACTACGACGAGGACGAGCTGGAGTTCGAGGACTCCATTGCGTTCATCGAAGGGCAGGACAAGGTGCGGAAGCTGCAGGACGACAAGTGGCGCGAGGAGTTCAAGGAGGAGCAGGCGGCGGAGTTCAACAAGCGGCTGGTCAAGTCCCGCCTGGAACTGCGGGCCAAACTGACCACCGAGATACGCAAGGGGCTGGCGGAGGAGGTGCGCAGCGAGGTGCGGGACGAGTTGGCGGAGGAGGTGCGCAGCCAGGTGCGGGAGGAGCTGCGCCACGAGGTCAGCGAGGAAATGCGCAAGGAGCAGCTGGCCATGCTCTTGGGCGAACTAGAGGTGTACCTGGCCGAGAAGAAGGCCGGTCAGTGGGAGCCCTTGGAAGGATCTGAGCCAGAGTCAAAGGCGCAGGTGAAGGAAGATTCCTCCTCGTCCAGGCACAAGCTGAAGCTTTCTCCCAAGCGGCGCCTCAGCTCAACCAGCAAGCCACAGGCGCCACAGCCCATGAAAGAGGAAAAGAACGAGGAATTTATACTGGAGTGCAATTCAGAGCCTTTGGCTGCTAGCGAAGTCAACCTCGACACACTCGAACTGGAGGAAGTAGTGCCCACGGAGGGCGGAAACGACTTCGGAGACATGGTCGATACGGTGCGCACTGAGGATGGAGATATTTACATTATCAACTCGAACAGTTCGGAGGATCAGAAGCCCGACTCCGCACCCGAATTCGACCAGGACGACGGCATTACCTCCTACAACA TCAAGGAAGACGGCGAGATTCAGTTCAGTGGCGAGAAGACGGAGGAAATCGAAGATGTGGTTGTGTTTAACCTGGATGCAGAGATGTCTGAAGAGCAGCAGGTCTTTAAATTTGACGAGAATGTCATTATTGTG GAAAAGGAGCCGGACAAAAGGGACGAGCAGTTGCCCGCAAAACGCAAAAAATCGAGTGACTTTGTGTTTAAGCAGGCGTCAGATTGCCCTCAACCAAAAGCCGGCAGAGTAACGGACACGGTGAAATCCTTTCAGTGCCATCTGTGCCCGGTGGCCTTTGCCACGCAGAAACTTCTGACGCGCCACCACAATACGCACATCAAAGGCCTTAAAAGCGGCAAGGGCGGCACGCTCAAGTGTCCCAGCTGCTCGTTGCAGCTGTCCTGCGCCAGCTCCCTCAAACGCCACATGATCATCCACACTGGCTTGAAGCCTTTCAAGTGCAGCGAGTGCGATTCGTCCTTCTCGCAGCGCGAAGTGCTCAAGCGGCACATGGATATCCATACGGGAGCAAAGCGCCACCAGTGCCCCCAATGCTCGAGCTGCTTCGCCCAGAAGTCCAACCTGCAGCAGCACATCGGCCGAGTGCACATGGGCAACTCGCGGACGCACAAATGCCACCTGTGCCAGCGGAGCTTCAACCATGTTTCGGGCCTGAGCCGCCACCTGGTCACGCACGCCGGCGTTATGTTCTCCTGCAAACAGTGCGGCCGGCAGTTCAACGATCGCAGTGCTGTCCAGCGTCATGTGACGACAATGCACAAGGTCAAGAGCAAGTCCGCGGACTACATATCTGAGCCCGAGATCAGTGAAACCGAGTTCCAGGCTGTGTAG
- the LOC128252917 gene encoding uncharacterized protein LOC128252917, with product MNVCRLCLAKEADFAVFGNGTAALRIMACTSLEIEPGDGLPQHICPACRLRLEEMHCFRRRCHAADRRLRRHKALQRQGVKFKLEEMGEEHAALQDVAGCTATACSESNAQWRLQAAQLIRTEIDAYKKELLSTSKQAVRAEIELELRTELEEVILAEAKKQLRLSVLDDVFYELERYFVRKRNETAFGQVNETESIASDSEIRMGSSSQLAEDQSDGFYEAEAGEDLVESKDISVVELLDDEPETSSQAAPAPLDAVPMVEINMNDPQLSHLREEFNKDAFLDTSKSPKKIVKTPSPRRKKVRFEIPKKTPEKICGKHRSWTKRYSQVPADSASCVRCRLRGADKLNNSVS from the exons atgaatgtTTGCCGATTGTGTCTGGCAAAAGAAGCAGATTTTGCTGTTTTCGGTAATGGCACGGCTGCCCTGAGGATAATGGCCTGCACATCGCTGGAGATCGAGCCCGGTGACGGTCTGCCACAGCACATATGCCCTGCCTGTCGGCTACGCCTGGAGGAGATGCACTGCTTCCGGCGGCGATGCCATGCGGCCGATCGACGTCTGAGGCGCCACAAGGCGCTGCAGCGGCAGGGGGTCAAATTCAAACTGGAGGAGATGGGCGAGGAGCACGCTGCCCTGCAGGACGTGGCAGGATGCACAGCGACAGCCTGCTCGGAGAGCAATGCCCAGTGGCGCCTGCAGGCTGCCCAGCTCATTCGCACCGAGATCGATGCCTACAAAAAGGAGCTCCTCAGCACCAGCAAACAGGCTGTACGGGCGGAAATCGAACTGGAGCTCCGCACGGAACTGGAGGAGGTGATCCTGGCCGAGGCCAAGAAGCAGTTGCGCCTGAGCGTCCTCGACGACGTCTTCTACGAACTGGAGCGCTACTTTGTGCGCAAGCGCAACGAGACGGCCTTCGGGCAGGTCAATGAAACCGAGAGCATAGCCTCCGACTCCGAGATTCGGATGGGCTCGAGCAGTCAGCTGGCTGAAGACCAATCCGATGGATTCTACGAAGCCGAGGCTGGCGAGGATCTAGTGGAATCCAAAGATATAAGCGTGGTGGAGCTACTGG ACGATGAACCAGAGACCAGCAGTCAGGCAGCACCCGCACCTCTGGATGCCGTACCCATGGTCGAGATTAACATGAACGACCCCCAGCTGAGTCATCTACGCGAGGAGTTCAACAAAGACGCCTTTCTGGACACTTCAAAGTCTCCCAAGAAGATTGTGAAAACCCCGTCCCCTAGGCGCAAGAAAGTCCGATTTGAAATCCCCAAGAAGACGCCCGAGAAAATCTGCGGGAAGCACAGGTCCTGGACAAAAAGATACTCCCAGGTGCCCGCCGACTCCGCCAGTTGTGTGCGCTGCCGTCTCAGGGGAGCGGATAAGCTTAATAACTCAGTGTCCTAA
- the LOC128265095 gene encoding protein hedgehog — translation MDSISSVPWASAASVTCLSLDVKCHSSSAKLNSSSVSASLESQTMRHIAHTQRCINRLTSLMAMLLLVLPLNFTPGHSCGPGRGLGRHRARNLYPLVLKQTIPNLSEYTNGASGPREGEIRRDSPKFKDLVPNYNRDILFRDEEGTGADRLMSKRCKEKLNVLAYSVMNEWPGIRLLVTESWDEDYQHGQESLHYEGRAVTIATSDRDQSKYGMLARLAVEAGFDWVSYVSRRHIYCSVKSDSSISSHVHGCFTPESTALLESGVQKPLGELSIGDRVLSMAANGQAVFSEVILFMDRNLEQMQNFVQLHTDGGAVLTVTPAHLVSVWQPERKELAFVFADRVVEQNQVLVRDAETGELRPQRVVRVGSVRSKGVVAPLTREGTIVVNSVAASCYAVIDSQSLAHWGLAPMRLLSTLEAWLPAKEQLHSSPKVVTQAERQNGIHWYANALYKVKDYVLPQSWRHD, via the exons atggatAGCATCAGCTCTGTGCCTTGGGCCAGTGCCGCCAGTGTCACCTGTCTCTCGTTGGACGTCAAATGCCACAGTTCCAGCGCCAAATTGAACTCGAGCTCCGTTTCCGCATCTCTAGAATCGCAAACGATGCGccacattgcgcatacgcagcgttgcATCAACAGGCTGACCTCGCTGATGGccatgctgctgctggtctTGCCATTGAATTTCACCCCGGGCCACAGCTGCGGTCCTGGCCGAGGACTGGGCCGTCATAGGGCGCGCAACCTGTACCCGCTGGTCCTCAAGCAGACCATACCCAATCTCTCCGAGTACACAAACGGCGCCTCCGGACCTCGGGAGGGCGAGATCCGGCGGGATTCGCCCAAATTCAAGGACCTGGTGCCGAACTACAACCGGGACATCCTTTTCCGCGACGAGGAGGGCACTGGAGCGGATCGTTTGATGAGCAAG CGCTGCAAGGAGAAGCTGAACGTGCTGGCCTACTCGGTGATGAACGAGTGGCCCGGCATCCGCCTGCTGGTCACCGAGAGCTGGGACGAGGATTACCAGCACGGGCAGGAGTCGCTGCACTACGAGGGCCGGGCGGTGACCATCGCCACCTCCGACCGCGACCAGTCCAAGTACGGCATGCTGGCCCGCCTGGCCGTCGAGGCCGGCTTCGACTGGGTCTCCTACGTCAGCCGGCGCCACATCTACTGCTCCGTCAAGTCAG ATTCCTCGATCAGCTCCCACGTGCACGGCTGCTTCACTCCGGAGAGCACGGCGCTGCTGGAGAGCGGAGTCCAGAAGCCGCTCGGTGAGCTCTCCATCGGAGACCGAGTCCTGAGCATGGCCGCCAACGGACAGGCCGTCTTCAGCGAGGTGATCCTCTTCATGGACCGCAACCTGGAGCAGATGCAGAACTTTGTGCAGCTGCACACGGACGGTGGGGCCGTGCTGACGGTGACGCCGGCTCATTTGGTGAGCGTTTGGCAGCCGGAGCGAAAGGAGCTGGCCTTCGTGTTTGCGGATCGCGTGGTGGAGCAGAACCAGGTGCTCGTCCGGGATGCGGAGACGGGCGAGCTGAGACCCCAGCGCGTCGTCCGGGTGGGCAGTGTGCGCAGCAAGGGCGTGGTGGCGCCCCTTACCCGCGAGGGCACCATTGTGGTCAACTCGGTGGCCGCCAGTTGCTATGCGGTGATCGACAGCCAGTCGCTGGCCCACTGGGGTCTGGCCCCCATGCGTCTTCTGTCCACGCTGGAGGCGTGGCTGCCCGCCAAGGAGCAGCTGCACAGTTCGCCGAAGGTGGTGACCCAAGCGGAGCGGCAGAATGGCATCCACTGGTATGCCAATGCCCTCTACAAGGTCAAGGATTACGTGCTGCCGCAGAGCTGGCGCCACGATTGA